Proteins from one Primulina huaijiensis isolate GDHJ02 chromosome 18, ASM1229523v2, whole genome shotgun sequence genomic window:
- the LOC140964179 gene encoding plant cysteine oxidase 2-like: protein MFNFLLNIFYHAKIFGTFVPLFWMQMRMEQNGGRKGIKDKRRQKKLSPVQRLYKTCKEVFADCSPGIVPTPQNVEKLTALLDQMTQADVGLSPNMRFFDNDRAPIITYLHLHECDRFSIGIFCLPPKSVIPLHNHPGMTVFSKLLFGKMHYKSYDWLNEMDTDFDAATADTLQSRANGLRLAKLKVDTCFTAPCETSILYPAHGGNMHILTAKTACAILDVLGPPYCDPQGRHCQYYHEFPLNNFQVEGCRLVPEEEQDEYAWLMERENPEDFYVVGVSYKGPKIATN, encoded by the exons ATGTTCAATTTTTTGCTGAATATTTTCTATCACGCCAAGATTTTTGGAACTTTTGTACCTTTGTTTTGGATGCAAATGAGGATGGAACAAAACGGTGGTAGAAAAGGTATTAAAGATAAGCGGAGACAGAAGAAACTGTCCCCTGTTCAAAGACTGTATAAGACTTGCAAGGAAGTGTTTGCCGATTGTTCCCCTGGCATTGTTCCGACGCCTCAAAACGTGGAAAAGCTTACTGCTCTTCTGG ACCAGATGACCCAAGCGGATGTTGGCTTGAGTCCTAATATGCGGTTTTTCGACAATGACAGAGCTCCAATCATAACGTACCTGCACCTCCACGAGTGCGATAGATTCTCC ATTGGTATTTTCTGCTTGCCACCGAAAAGTGTCATTCCGCTACATAACCATCCTGGAATGACAGTTTTTAGCAAGCTTCTCTTTGGAAAAATGCATTACAAGTCATATGACTGGTTGAATGAGATGGACACCGACTTTGATGCAGCAACTGCCGACACCCTACAAA GCCGTGCTAATGGATTACGCCTAGCTAAGCTCAAGGTGGACACCTGTTTCACTGCTCCTTGTGAAACGTCGATTTTGTATCCAGCTCATGGTGGCAACATGCACATACTAACAGCCAAGACCGCATGTGCAATACTAGATGTGCTTGGACCTCCATATTGTGATCCTCAGGGTCGTCATTGTCAATACTACCATGAGTTcccattaaataattttcagg TGGAGGGCTGCAGACTTGTACCTGAGGAAGAACAGGATGAGTATGCATGGCTCATGGAGAGGGAAAACCCGGAAGATTTCTATGTAGTCGGGGTGTCTTATAAAGGACCAAAGATAGCAACAAACTAA
- the LOC140965137 gene encoding uncharacterized protein, with product MSKILILLCFMFLSFVSGSKLGIFEIKKGDFSVKVTNYGARIVSVILPDKNGKLADVVLGYDTVKEYMNDSAHFGAIVGRVANRIGGAKFVLNGTLYKLDANEGSNMLHGGKKGFSQVAWKVKKHKKHEESPYITLSYHSVDGEEGFPGDVEASVTYALIERYKLSVTMKAKVGKKATPVNLAQHSYWNFGGHNSGNILSNKLQIFASHITPVGKQLIPTGKIVSVENTPYDFRKPLEIKGPIKDLPEGSKGFDINYVVDGHKGQKMKPVAVVYDKKSGRVMHLSANAAGVQLYTGNYINNVTGKGGSIYQSHAALCLETQGFPDSVNHPNFPSQIINTGETYEHCMMFTFSTKK from the exons ATGTCTAAGATTTTGATCCTATTATGTTTCATGTTTTTGAGTTTTGTAAGTGGTTCAAAACTTGGGATTTTTGAGATCAAGAAAGGTGATTTCTCCGTGAAAGTCACCAACTATGGAGCAAGAATCGTCTCTGTTATTCTTCCTGACAAGAATG GGAAGTTAGCAGACGTTGTTCTTGGCTATGATACAGTCAAAGAATATATG AATGATAGCGCTCACTTTGGAGCCATTGTTGGCCGGGTTGCTAATCGTATTGGCGGTGCTAAGTTTGTTCTAAATGGAACTCTATATAAGCTTGACGCTAATGAGGGGTCTAACATGCTTCACG GTGGTAAAAAAGGATTCAGCCAAGTTGCTTGGAAGGTGAAGAAGCACAAGAAACATGAAGAATCTCCTTATATCACCTTATCGTATCACAGTGTTGATGGCGAAGAAG GATTCCCTGGTGATGTTGAGGCCTCTGTAACATACGCTCTTATCGAACGATACAAATTAAGTGTAACCATGAAGGCGAAAGTTGGAAAAAAAGCGACTCCTGTGAACCTTGCCCAACACAGCTACTGGAATTTTGGCGGTCATAACAGTGGGAATATACTCTCGAATAAGCTGCAGATATTTGCATCACACATCACGCCTGTTGGCAAACAACTCATACCCACCGGTAAAATTGTATCAGTAGAGAATACTCCTTATGATTTTCGTAAACCTCTTGAAATAAAAGGGCCAATAAAGGATCTCCCAGAGGGCTCCAAAGGTTTTGATATAAACTACGTGGTTGATGGTCATAAAGGGCAAAAAATGAAGCCGGTAGCTGTGGTTTACGATAAGAAATCTGGAAGAGTGATGCATTTATCAGCGAATGCTGCTGGAGTGCAGTTGTATACCGGTAACTATATTAACAATGTAACGGGAAAAGGTGGATCTATTTACCAATCTCATGCGGCTTTATGCTTAGAGACTCAAGGATTTCCGGATTCGGTTAATCACCCAAATTTCCCTTCACAGATTATTAATACGGGAGAGACATATGAGCATTGCATGATGTTCACGTTTTCGACGAAGAAATGA